The following coding sequences lie in one Arachis stenosperma cultivar V10309 chromosome 5, arast.V10309.gnm1.PFL2, whole genome shotgun sequence genomic window:
- the LOC130980383 gene encoding uncharacterized protein LOC130980383 gives MDDRVVLKIYYYGQILLQTYEGVQFVCENPLDVVIPFTLSFEELKGVICEKIGTQRCRRISCIVYRYPLPVFGGFVQFQTKYVMDEASMQEIFSMYMENRHRISCIELYIEFEQSEADRNIELEDYNSESEDEFESNYEIVGPGEDEEAAVGAMNANVAEVANALANPHPFQEPSFMRSLDLGAMHAPEFPQYMNPAPPVVADGEFTVGMEFSSREAVIKAIKDYTIRRGVDYQVYESEPTTFYAKCIEYGNGCDWLIRVTKMQKKYCWEIRRYNGSHTCTRSTISQDHSKLDSKTVAEAIKPLVEVDPSIKVKSVIADIQSKFNYTISYRKAWLAKQQAVESIFGSWEASYEALPIWFEAMCHKEPSAVVHFETMPAYQGDDLVPDIRVLHRVFWSYYPCIRAFRHCKPVVQVDGTHLYGKYKGCLLVAVSQDGNNNIVPIAFAIVEGETSDAWHFFLSNLRQHVVTRDGVGLISDRHDSIRSAIERSNGAWSPPRAFHMFCIRHIESNFLRKFKAPYLQKLIVNIGYSRTTREYQMRYERLKERGEAYTNWLDRIPREQYALAFDGGYRWVI, from the exons ATGGATGATAGAGTTGTATTGAAGATTTATTATTACGGACAGATCTTATTACAAACATATGAGGGAGTTCAATTTGTGTGTGAAAATCCATTAGATGTTGTTATTCCGTTCACATTGTCATTTGAGGAGTTGAAAGGTGTGATTTGTGAGAAGATAGGCACGCAAAGATGTAGGAGAATATCGTGTATTGTGTACAGGTATCCTTTACCTGTGTTTGGCGGATTTGTTCAATTTCAGACCAAGTATGTGATGGACGAAGCGAGTATGCAGGAAATATTTTCAATGTACATGGAAAATCGCCACCGAATATCGTGCATCGAGTTATATATTGAGTTTGAGCAATCTGAAGCGGACCGTAACATTGAATTGGAAGATTATAATAGTGAAAgcgaagatgaatttgaaagtaaCTATGAGATCGTCGGTCCAGGTGAGGACGAAGAAGCAGCTGTTGGCGCCATGAACGCAAATGTGGCGGAAGTTGCAAATGCACTAGCAAACCCGCATCCGTTTCAAGAGCCTTCTTTCATGCGGTCGTTGGATTTGGGGGCTATGCACGCACCGGAGTTTCCGCAATATATGAATCCAG CCCCTCCTGTTGTGGCGGATGGTGAATTCACAGTGGGGATGGAATTCAGCTCAAGGGAGGCAGTAATCAAGGCAATCAAAGATTATACCATCCGGAGAGGTGTGGACTATCAGGTATATGAGTCGGAACCGACGACATTCTATGCCAAATGTATAGAATATGGGAATGGTTGTGACTGGTTGATCAGGGTAACCAAAATGCAGAAGAAGTACTGTTGGGAGATAAGGAGGTACAATGGAAGTCATACTTGTACCAGGTCTACTATTTCTCAAGACCATTCGAAGCTGGATTCCAAGACAGTTGCAGAAGCAATAAAGCCGTTGGTAGAGGTTGACCCGTCTATAAAGGTGAAATCAGTAATTGCTGATATCCAGTCAAAGTTTAACTACACCATCAGTTATCGCAAGGCTTGGTTAGCAAAGCAGCAGGCGGTCGAATCAATTTTTGGAAGTTGGGAAGCATCGTATGAAGCTTTGCCGATATGGTTTGAGGCCATGTGCCACAAAGAGCCATCAGCAGTGGTTCACTTTGAAACAATGCCAGCTTACCAGGGGGATGATTTGGTTCCTGATATACGTGTTCTACATAGAGTCTTCTGGAGTTATTACCCCTGTATAAGGGCCTTCAGACACTGCAAGCCAGTGGTGCAGGTGGACGGGACTCATTTGTATGGAAAATACAAGGGTTGTTTATTGGTTGCAGTGTCACAAGATGGTAATAACAACATCGTGCCTATTGCATTTGCCATAGTGGAGGGAGAGACTTCTGATGCATGGCACTTTTTTCTGAGCAACCTGCGTCAACATGTGGTGACCCGTGATGGTGTCGGACTAATCTCCGATCGACACGATTCGATTAGGTCAGCTATTGAACGAAGTAATGGGGCGTGGTCTCCTCCAAGAGCTTTCCATATGTTTTGTATCCGGCATATTGAGTCCAACTTCTTGAGGAAGTTCAAAGCACCTTACCTGCAGAAGCTTATCGTCAACATTG GATACTCGAGGACGACCAGGGAGTACCAGATGCGCTATGAACGATTAAAGGAACGGGGTGAGGCTTACACCAATTGGCTTGATCGGATCCCTCGTGAGCAGTATGCTTTGGCATTTGATGGTGGTTACCGATGGGTCATATGA